ACCTCTCCAACAATAAATCCTAATAGTATTGAAGAAAGACTCATATAACCAATGTTTCTGTGCTTTTTGCTAATAATCAATCCTATAGAGATCACTAACCACAATAAACCCTTATCTCCTAACCTAGATAATATCACCATAAATACTTGAAATGTTGGATTCTGCAAATGTTGATATACAAACTCTATAATCTTTAAATCTAGTTTCATCAAATTCCCCCTTTGCTTATCCCTAAATCTCCTTCTTTAATTTATTACAAACTATACAACAATTTTTTTCATAACAAAAAAAGCCTCTATTATTGAAACATGGTTTGTTTTAATAAAAGCTTTTTCCATTTAGACGATTAAATATTTTGGAACATGATCACAAAAATCACAGGTTTTGGGAGCAGCCCAATCTGTAAAAGACACTGCCTCCAGCTCATATAGATCTGGTGGTTGCTCATATACCTCCACAAACTCGTCTATAGCGTTATCTAAATGTTGATTGCATACAACATACATTTTTTTCACTCCATCTTTTCAAGTAGCTATATTGTTAAATATAGTATTTGTTTATTTTATTTAGTTCATACATTATATACCCTTTTATCCGTTGCTTAACCTTCAGTTTTACTCATTATATACCAAAATATGTATAATTACAATGAATTTATAGCTTTTCCACGTGAAACACCCCAAGCCTAGGTTCGGATTACTATCCTCTGCTAAGATGGGGGTGCTTTTATAATACTACTTCTATTTCCATTTCTCTTTCGTTTCTCACAATTTGTATTGTAGTAGCATCCCCTGGACGATAACGATAGAGTTCTCGAATTAAATGTCCCATGGTTTCTACTTTATGTTCTCCTATACCAATGACTACATCTCCTGGTCTTAAGTCATATCTTTCTGCCACAGAATTAGCTTCTATCTCCACCACATATACACCGGTCTCTACTGCTAACCTTGTTCCAGTAAAGCCTTCAAAAGCATCAGCATTAATGCCTCGAATACCTAGAAGCACTCTTGTAAATTCACCTTTTTCTATAAATTGGTCTACAATGGGTTTTGCTGTATTAATCGGTATGGCAAAGCCTAGACCTTCACCAGTTTGGATTTTAGCAGTGTTGATTCCAATAACCTGTCCTAGTGCATTCAATAGGGGTCCTCCACTATTACCAGGGTTAATAGAAGCATCTGTCTGGATCAAATCTTCTATTGTCTGTCCTTGGCCTAAGGGAATACTACGATTCAATCCACTTATGACTCCCTGTGTTAAAGTTCTTTCAAAGTTTAAACCTAGAGGATTTCCAATAGCTACTGCAATTTCCCCTACCTTTAATTCATCACTATTACCTAGTTCTGCAGGTGTTAAGTTTCCACCTTCTACTTTAATAATAGCTAAATCTAGTGTTCTTTCATACCAAAGAACCTCCGCTGGCAGTCTAGTCCCATCATGTAAAAGTACCATTACTTCCTCTACATCCCCATCCCCCACTACATGAGAGTTGGTCAAAATATATCCTCTCGCATCTACAATAACCCCAGTACCTAAACCAGATGCTCTTCTTGTGCCAAAGAAAACATCTCTTTGTAGTGTTACTGTTGTAATACCCACCACTGAAGGCATTGCTTTTTCTGCTACTGCTGTATATACTGTAAGATCCTGCTGAGGTTCTATCGTAACATTGGGTGCTGGTAAGTTAATCGTACCCCCCTGTT
The sequence above is drawn from the Clostridium formicaceticum genome and encodes:
- a CDS encoding CxxH/CxxC protein produces the protein MYVVCNQHLDNAIDEFVEVYEQPPDLYELEAVSFTDWAAPKTCDFCDHVPKYLIV
- the htrA gene encoding serine protease HtrA; this translates as MNFYDDQHKESNENNEISNQDFLEKTNVFPKEEFRQAPPPPPRYPKPKKASKLKYFIVALMGAVLGSAISLAVTYMYLPEILQQGGTINLPAPNVTIEPQQDLTVYTAVAEKAMPSVVGITTVTLQRDVFFGTRRASGLGTGVIVDARGYILTNSHVVGDGDVEEVMVLLHDGTRLPAEVLWYERTLDLAIIKVEGGNLTPAELGNSDELKVGEIAVAIGNPLGLNFERTLTQGVISGLNRSIPLGQGQTIEDLIQTDASINPGNSGGPLLNALGQVIGINTAKIQTGEGLGFAIPINTAKPIVDQFIEKGEFTRVLLGIRGINADAFEGFTGTRLAVETGVYVVEIEANSVAERYDLRPGDVVIGIGEHKVETMGHLIRELYRYRPGDATTIQIVRNEREMEIEVVL